In Oncorhynchus nerka isolate Pitt River linkage group LG21, Oner_Uvic_2.0, whole genome shotgun sequence, the genomic window TTTTCCAAATGCATGAAAATCCCATTTCCCTCAAaggttgtttacatccctgttagtgagcatttctactccgccaagataacccatccacctgacaggtgtggcatttcaacaagctgattaaacagaataatcattacacaggtccaccttgtgctggggacaataaaaggccactctaaaaagtAGTTTTGtaacacaacgccacagatgtctgaGGTCGAGGGAGCGTGCAATCCACCAGAGGTGTTGCCACATAATTGTGTTCATGTCTCTACCATAAACAGCCGCCAATGTcatttcagagaatttggcagtacatccaaccagcctcacgtgtaaccacgccaacccaggacctccacatccatctttcacctgcgggatcatccgagaccagccagtcagacagaggatgaaactgggtttgctcaaccgaagaatttctgcacaaactgtcagaaacagtctcagggaagctcatcgtcctcaccagggtgttgacctgactgcagttcagagTCGTAACAGAGATCAGTGGGGAAATGTTCACCTTTGTTGGCCACTGGAGAAGTGCGCTCTCCACAAAATAATCCCAGTTTCAATTGTTCCAGGCAGATCGTGTATGGCTTAGTGTGgttgagcagtttgctgatgtcaacattgtgaacagagtgccccatggtggcagtggggttctgtgaaatccatagattagggcccaattTAACTGATTTCCATATCTGAACTGTAACCCAGTAAGATctgtgaaattgttgcatttttatTCAGTATTTATTGGACAAGTTCGGGTGGAAACTGATTTAATCACGGAGCGCACTCTGTAGGCAGCAACACAGCAGACTAGCCATTAGCAGTCAGCTGAAGTCATACAGGGTTCTGATGGAACAAACACTAGAAAGCTAGCCACATTACAGAGCAATTCAGTTGAAGTGGCAGATAGGGGCAGAGACTGATGGAAGAAATGTTTGATACAAGCCGTCACTGGTCAGACTTAGATTATTCTGCAGTCTTTCAAAAGGCACACCAATTGTAAAGCTGACAATTTTGTACTGCCAGTTCTCAGCTCTCCCCCTCTACCGGGGGTTTGGATTGAGGAGTCATCTAGTGACGTGGACCTGGTGCCTGAGCAGAGCCCTGCGCTTTGAAGAATCAATGGTGGGGGACTCATCACTCATAGGTCACGTCAATGCAAGTCAACCTGCACACCCATTATGGCACTAGGTCTGTAAACTGACACACAAAATTGTTTGTGCCAAAATTTGCTTTGCTGGTTCCGGTTGCATTCCTTGGCATCATTAAAATGCAACCGAGTCATTACCTCCCTCTAATCAAGAGACACGACCCAAGCCGTATTTACACTAAGGACTGATGTAGGGTGATTGATCACCCTGACAGGTCATTCCTGATTTAGTCAGAGAGAAAGTAGGTGGCACAATCCCATCTTCCCTGAATATTTAGACAAACAACTtcaaattatttatttatattgagTCAGGTCTGATCAGGCAAAGGATGCAAACAAAACTCATGTGCTTCTTATACAGGAAAACAATGAGACAAATAGCTTTATATGTaccataaaaaaatgttttaattcaTTCAAGATCTCAGTTTAGTGCAACTAAAAGAGCAATGGTACTTCACTAGTATTTACAATTAAACCTCAATATAGTACTACGGCACTTTCAGAGTACAAGTTAAACCCTTGACCACAGTGACCTCTGGCTGTGTGACCTCCACAGGGCCTCGCTCTGCAGGGAAGGAGGATTGAGGCTTGATGCTAAAGAGGTCACACAGGTTGACCGCCGATTCCACAAAGTGAGGGATCTTGCGCTCGTTGAAGAGGCCTGAGAGGTTAACCTCCACCGTGGCCCGTCGTGACACCCTCATGCGCAATGCGAAGAGGCGTCGCAGGTCATCCTCCATCAGGGGCAGCTGGTGGCCTTCCAGACGCTTCTGCCAGTCCTTCTTGGGTCGCTTGCACTTCTGctacagagagaaaaacaagatGCGACAGAGGAAAATGGATTTCGGAGGTATAAAATATTTAGTGGAACAATTCACCACTACAACTGTTCAGAACAGTCATTAACTTTAACTGCCCAGTAGACAGGAAGCCTGTGTAGAAGGACTTCAGTTCCTGTAGGGGCTTCAGAGCCAGACAAATTGAGACAAGACCGACGTTGTGTGAGTAAACACCACCCCTCCCTCGAGCCCCACTATGCCCAAAGCTGCTATAGATTCCCGTCAATCTACCAGACATCAGACTCCAACTGGTTCAAAGACATGGTTCAGGGCACACATACAGACCAATGATCACCTGGCCAGAGCCAGACACTCAGCACTCCAAACAGTAGACCCACGTCATCTTACCCACGGAGGATAGTTGGACTAAAACCATGCTTACCTTCTCAGGGTTGGCATCTGGGTCGTGGTGAGCCAGGTGTCTGTTCAGGCTCTCCTGGACGATTGAACAGAGGTGTTCATCACAACAACGATGGAGTACAAACATTATGACAGCAGCAAAGTATGAACATCAAATCTATTCTAAACATTTATACCGTACCAATGCCACAACGGCAAACATCTCCATCCACTACATGGACAAATATTTATTGGGATTAAAATGACATTTTGTCCACGGGGAGGTGATAGAAAATAAGCCACTAGTAGTTAATTGACAAGAAATTCAGTGCCGACTTAAAAATTCATCAGGCTGCTTTGCACGCAGCGATTGAAACCCAACTGCACGTCGTCACTGTAGAAGACGAGACAGTTATGGATGCGTGTTCTTAGTAAGACAGCTGACAGGCAGGCTGAAGAGGCAGTTTAGGGCAGAAAGCTACAAGTGTGTTCAATAGAGAACAGCAAACTAGACCGCCTAAAATCAGGGAGGGGCATCTCCAGTCGTCAGGGACCGGAGCGGTGTCTTCTCCCTCAGGGGACTGAAATGACTTgccattggtcctcagatcctcaaaaggttctacagctgcaccatagagagcatcctgattggatgcatcactgcctggtatgacaactgagCGGAGCTACAGATGgaagtgcgaacggcccagtatatccccggggccgagcttcctgccattcaggacctttataccaggcggcgtcagaggaaggccctaaaaattgtcaaagattccagccaccctaatcatagactgtcctctgttaccacacagcaagcggtaccggagcgccacgtctaggtccaagaggcttctaaaacagcttctacccccaagccataagactcctgaacagctaatcaaatgtttacccagactatttgtattgcAAATGTTTCTTCTCATGGGCTTTTGCGAGCGACAATGAGTGTCAAACCTGACTCCACATCCTCTCTTTGAACATCTGAAGAGAAAAACCAGGGACCGAATAATTTAACCTTTAATCTACTAAAACGTACACTTGTGTTTTAAATAGAGAGTATGCGTCAACAGCTTAAGCCTTGTGCAATTTTCAAAGGCTGTAAGGCCTACAGGATCAATTAAAGATTGTGACTTACTTGAAACCAGAAGATATTCCACGCTCCTTCAAATGTAATTTATACACCCGCCGTTTCTTGAATGTCAATAAGCAATTTGGGAAACTgcactgcacatggggaaaattAAGCAAGTCAATATAACATTCAGCACATTGAGATGATGGTAAATAAAAGGAAATGGTTTCTTAAAATGGCAAGAACACAGTTCATAACATACACATGCCAGGGCCAAAGGGGTCCGTTAAAAAGGGAATAGAGGATACTGAAAGTGGGCAATCTCCAAATAGCAACGTGGTTATTCGGCGCCATCTAGTGGACTATAACCTTAAAGTACTTGTCCTTTTCGCCGTGGGCATAATGGGCGTGTCTCTTCAACTAGTCCGCGTTGAAGAAAGCAGTTGTGCGACTCACAAATGTGCATCTGTTGGGTGAAACATTAACTAGTGTGAGTTAAATCTCAAACTATAGCCTAACCCATGGGTACGAAATGAAACGTAAACTGAAATTAACACACCTGAATTTTTTCACCCCGGTGTGGCAAAGTACGTGGCAGCTCAGGTGAGATTTCCGTGAGAAACGACGGCCACATTCAACCACTTCGCATTGAAAAGGTTGCTGAGAAACGAGAACCAATAGGGCAATAAATTATAGTTTACACAATCGTAATATTTGACTCCTATCACGAGGCTGAAACTTCAGAAATAACTTTCCCATTCGAACTATCGCGAGTCTACACACTTcagcaaaacatgttttttttttttttttacacgaaATCAATTAGCTCGGGAATGGGGTTAAATCCACATGAACCATAGTTGAATTGTCCTGTTCCTGGGCTACGGCGTTCATTGCCTCTTGAAAACAGTCGTCTATTCGGTTACACACTGTCAATAAAGAGGAGAGTGTTCCCCACGCCAACAACTCTTGTAGCCTCTAAGATTGCAGTGAGGTGAATTGTCCCAGGTTAATTGACCCGAATTAATTGCTAAAGTCAGGTGTCAGTGTTTGCAGTGAATGGCCGTGTTCCAGGCTGACTGATTGCAGACATGTCAGATCTCACGATGCCTGAGGTGGCTACAGTTCGCTTGAACGTTTGCTACGTTGCGAGACGGTTTGCAGTGAACGACACAATTTCCCAGTAATggtgcggcaggtagcttagtggttagagcgttgggccagtaaccgaaacatttctcgatcgaatccccgagctggcaagatacaaatctgtcgttctgaacaaggcagttaattgacttgcctagttaaataaagctacAAAAACATGTTATTGAACAGACCTTGGGGTACTTTTGGTGGGTGTGGCGGGCTGGCTTGAAGCAATGCGTGACGTCTTTAAAGGCCAGTGGCCATACTGACAGCGTTGCCAACCCATAAACCAAACCCTACCCGCTCTTCAACTGGTCGTTCAGTACAGCACCGTTTCCGTTCAATTGAACATTCCAGAACTCAAAAACATACAAAACGCAGGTCACGTCaaacatgtattatattatacatatatacatttttaaatcaACACAGATCACCACTGTTCATCATGTTCAACACGCTGCGACGCAACTACTGTATTCTTACAGCAGAGGGTGGCATATCTTACTACAGAtttgagagagagataaggatgTACACCTTTTTTGGTGCAAGAGTTTATTAATTCCTTGATCAAACGAAACTATTATTACCAATCCCAAGGATTGGACGCAACATTTCTTGTTTACTGTTATTATGTTTGTAACTAGtttataatagaaataaggcacCCCAgccgagtcccatagggcagcgcacaattgtcccgagtggcacagcagtctaaggcactgcatctcagtactacagacaccctgtttcaaatccaggctgtatcacaactggctgtgattgggagtcccatagggtggtgcagcATTGTTGAGTTTGGCcaatgtaggccgtcattgtaaataagagttagatcttaactgacttacctagttaaataaagtttacacATTTTTACGTGGCTCTAGCGACTCTTTGTGGcaggccgggtgcctgcaggctgacgaCACATTGGTTAAACACATTGGTTAAACGAGCGGCTTTTAAAAGAAGggggttaaaaaataaataataataaggcacttgtatccaggcactcctcaTTGTGTCATgcatttttaaacctttatttaactaggcaagtcagttaagaacaaattctcattttcaatgacagcctaggaacagtgggttaaatgccagatttttaccttgtcagctcggggagttGATCTTGCAGCCTTTCGGTTATaaatccaacactctaaccactaggctacctgcatagGAACATCCCATatccatggtatattggccatataccacacctcctcgagTATTTTAGCTTAAATATACCACGGATAGGGGCTGTTCGTATGCTGCCTTCATAACCTTCATTCATAGACGGTATTGGGAAAAATAATGAACGCCCCTCTTACTGGTAATCCCTGAGCTCCGACTTCTCCCACATGCATCTACTTATACATTTTTAGATTTGTTGGTATTTTGATCCAGTAATATTATTTTAATTAATTTTATCCACTTTAAAATGGATATACCTCAATAATTTCAAATCTCATGACATTAAATTTACACAGCATTTAACATCCCAATTCATAGAGAGTGTTACAAACTGGACTATATTTAGTAACTTTGAAGAGATGGTGATTAGGTCTAAATAGGCGTTTGGCGTTTGTTAGTCTAAATTCAGTGTATTTGTCTTTAACTGCCATTTCCCGAAAGGCAGACTCTTCCCACATGCCAAATCATTTTTTCTCAGCTTCAGAAGCATCTGcattcatacatttttttttatggtTGATATGTTGTAAATTGTTTATTGTAAATAACACTTTCTTTGTAAAAATACCTCAAAATTGCATTTGACGTTTTATGTCTTTAGTATTTTACAGATGGAAATTTGAAAAAATTATTTATCCACAATCTGCTCTGGACAAGTCCGGTCCTGGAGTGTCTCAACAAAATGAAATCAAAATATTTAGGCTGACTTCATTCAGTGTCCAGAAAAATGGATTTGCACGATATGCATATATTTAATGAGATTTCACCTCATTTGCATATTTTTATAAAGTGTTTACTTGAATGTGTAATATAAAATAGTCTTATATTTGTGTCTATATTCAACTGGTAAAAGTTGATTATGATATGATTAAGGTTGAAAAAATTACCCTATGAATTAAATGCAATCTATTAAATTATGTGAGCATGATAGCTGTAATTTTAGTTTATTGTTGACCCAGCTTGTTTGCCATGAGCTAATCAGCGTTTCTCAACAAGTTCAAAGCGCATGAATGCATTCAACTCATATTTACTACTTCACAACTGGAAATGACCAacttcccacttggttatgaataTGAATGCAGCATTAGGCAGAACGCAAAGTTGGCAAGTGCATCTCAGTCATGGCCTTAGTGCACTCCAGCTATACGGGCTCTCCTGAAGTAGAAGGATGGTCTGGGTGACCCATGGCCTGGGTGGCTGAGGAGAAGATATTCACTTTCGAGTTCTCATTTTTAGCACACAAATCTGAGGGACCAacatcactatactgagagtGTTTCCATTTTTAAAATGACATATTTGGGTATTTTTGGAGCATTTGTTCATGTTTTTTCAGAGCCCCCGTACTGCACGATGAGGATGAGGAAGTAAATTGCCGGTTGGGGTAAGTGTCTCAAAAATAAGTGAAATCACCAAAAAAGTGGTCTTCTTGGGTCCAAAAAGTTGGACCTGGACCCAAACAGACCCGATCATCAACAAAAAAAAGGAGGACGTAGACCGGAGAAAATCAGACCTGAACCCGAATAGACCCAACGACAACCAGACCTAGACTCGACCTGTACCTGTATCTAACGGGTTCCGGGTCTAGACCAGAACCGATTGGAACCGAGTGACCCAAAAATCAGCCAAGTTGCTCTTTTTGTTAATAAATATGTATTTATATGTTAATAAATATGTCAATAAATTCACCATATTAGCGTAAAATAAATATGCTATAGGCTATACAAAGCTGTGGTCAGGTCCATTCGGGTCCACTCGGGTCTATCAGCTATAGTTACATAGACCCAAGACCCAATGACAAACAAACAGGACCCGACCCAGACCCGAGGGAGAAGATAGAATTTTGGACCCAGACCCACTCGGTTCCCAGGCCAGGTCTCTGGTATTCGGGTTCAGTCAGAATAGTGAAGACCTCTagtctggacccttctataacattccatttcAATCAAAAATGTTGACTTGGTTGTAAAAAAAACTCAATTCTCCTTTAAATGAAATGGCACATTATGGCATGATTATTATTCTGTGGACAACAATAGCCCTCGTTCTGCACATTCAGCTCTCTGTATGATCATCTAAGACATCCAGCTTACATGGAGTCACCTCAGGACACTTCTTATcagctccaacacacacacagcctgctaGTCAAGCCCACTTCTTCCAGCAATAGCTTGTCATCGCTCATCACTGTCCCATTTATCGATGTGTGCCTGCAGCTTCTGTGTCTCCTCGTGGTAGTGGACAGctggagatagggagggagaatgGTGTCTCTATTTACCATACACACCTCTGGGCACAATGGTTGCACCATGTCCTGCTATTAGATACCACTTTTCAATTGCTGTGTGGATCTCCATTTTGTTCACTACAATACGTTCTGTTAGTGAGTTTAGCTGCACCACAATACTGACCAATATGTAGGCCCCTGGACAATGAAAGTCCATTTCTATAGGATACTGCAGGCTATTGTGTTTTCTCTGAAGAACTTTTTCCCCCACCTCATCCATCCATGGATGAACCTATCTATTCAGGATCTTCATGAATTACTCGTGTTGACTCAAGCAATCCATAAGTCCTCATAGAAAATGAATGAACACACACAACCCTACTATGTTTACCTCAATTGGCACCTTGGTACCCGGGTTGTCGCATCCGCTCTTGTGCAGATAGAGAACTGCATGGCAACGGAAGGACGCTTGGAGATAGAATGAGGGGAGGGTACTATGGTCCCACGTGTCCTCATCACCGCAGACCCAACGCAATTCTGTTCATTTTCTATCTACCATTTCCACATACCGCAGATTCGCATACACTCATGCATACATACAGCTTAAACACACACAATCATGTAGGATGTATGCATACGTGCACTCAAATCTCCCCATTTGACCTATTCTACATAATCTAGGCTAATTTGCCAATTCCAATATTGATCGGCTCTGGCATAGGCTATTAGgcctgttttttttcttcatttggtGATAGGCTATTTAATTAAATTGCCTGATATCGGTGAGACTGTATGCTACGAGTTGAATGGGGAGATGAGAGGACGAGCGTCAGCTGTCAACCAGATTCATTCGGTGTTTTTTCTCTCTCGCCATAATCGTTTGAGCATCGGTTTTCTTTTTATCTGCGCCTGTTACATTGTAACGCACTCGATGTTAATTCGGGGGAATATGTGAACATCATGCTGGCGGTGTGGTGCTTGGTCTTTGCTGCAGTGGGTGAGAGGCTTGCCGTGTCAGGTAAGAGGGATGACGGGAGAGGGAGAAAGCACCCTTTTCATTTCCATGTTTACCCCTGCCCGATGTAGGCTTTCCCCAATTTTTGCATCTGCAATCACTTCTTCCTCTGTAGACTAGTCTAcaatagtgtgtgtgggggtagcgCGCAGCTGGAGATAGTTGCCCCTGTGCCAAGAACGTAGTGTTTTTAATAAAATCCCTCTCCTTCAGTTCTACGGATGCGGTAGATTTGCTGCATCAACACATTTTCACCGCAGCGCTGTCGCCTTTTATATCAAGCACGTACTGTAGAACCAGCGCCTGACGCGGTGCCATATCAGCCTATTTATGTCAaatgtcattaaaaaaaaaataagtaTCGTTTTTCTGTGTGATAAACCGTGTGTGGTTTAAAGTTGGCAGTTATCAGGACTCCTGCGTTTACAGGCGACGGCAGGTCGACTTTGCTGCGGGATGCGAGTTTGTGGGATTGGTTCTCGCCAGAGGAGCGGGGAGACCGTAACGACATTGCGGTCGAAGTCGCCTATCCAAAGCGGCTGGTGCAGCAGATGGAGTCGGAGGAAGAAATGTCCCACGGCTATTTGGATACTCGTATGAAGAATACCACGGGAGGTACCCCCGTAAGTATAGACCACTGTCTGCATTGGAGAAGTGGGTGTGGTTCTTATTGGGGTGTTATTTATTCGTTTTCGTTCTCTCTCTTGCATTAAATTCCCAGTTCATTGTTGACACTGTCATGGTTTCTCCCCACCCAAATTACTTGTGCGAACCCTGTCTTGCCTGTTTTGGCCTGTCTCTTGTTTTCAAGTGTATCATAAGATCCCATCCCAAACTGCACAAGTCTATCATCAGTCCCATAATGCCCTAACTTCCACTCTGTGACTGGCAGGTGTGCTGTTCTTACTCTGAACCTCCAGGTGTCTTCAGCTTGCttgtatatacactgaacaaaaatgtaagcgCAACATgtgtgttggtctcatgttttatgagctgaaataaaagaacccagaaatgttccatatgcacaaatagtttatttctctcaaaatttgtgcacacatttgtttacatccctgttagtgagcatttctcctttgccaagataatctatccacttgacaggtgtggcatatcaagaagctgattaaacagcatgatcattacaccttgtgctgggtacaagaaagcccactctaaaatgtgcagttttgtcacacaacacaatgccacagatgtcttaagtttagagggagagtgcaattcacatgctgactacaggaatgtccaccagagctgttgccagagaatgtaatgttaatttctctaccataagccgcctccaatgtcatttttagagaatttggttgTACGTTCAACTGGCTTCACAACCGCAGTATTTgcgttgtgtgggtgagtggtttgctgttatgaacagagttcaccatggtggtggtggggtgatggtatgggcaggtataagtAACGTACAGGCAAGGAACACAATTgcgttttatcgatggcaattagaatgcacagagataccgcgaTGAGATCCTGATGCCCATTGTCGTGACATTCATCTGCTTCTGgaatctgaaaatgtcccagttctttcatggccaacatactcaccagacatgtcacccattgagcatgtttgggatgctctggtgtctggatcaatgtgtacaacagcgtgttccagttcccgccaatatccagcaacttcacacaggcattgaagaggagtgggactacattccacaggccacagtcgaaagcctgatcaactctatgcgaaggagatgttttgcactgcatgaggcaaatggtactggctggttttctgatccatgcctctacctttttttttatatatatctgtggccaacagatgcatatctgtattcccagtcatgtgaaagccatagatttttatattttttatatatattttttttattttacctttattttactaggcaagtcagttaagaacaaattcttattttcaatgacggcctaggaacagtgggttaactgcctgttcaggggcagaacgacagattcgaacttgcaacctttcggttactagtccaacgctctaaccactaggctaccctgccgccccggattagggcctaatgaatttatttcaattgactgatttccttatatgaactgtaactcagtaaatctttgaaattgttccatagtgcgtttatatttttattttgtatacagtgtggcaaaaaagtatttagtcagccaccaattgtgcaagttctcccacttaaaaagatgagagaggcctgtaattttcatcataggtacacttcaactatgacagacaaaatgagaaaaaaaatccagaaaaacacattgtaggattttttatgaatttatttgcaaattatggtggaaaataagtatttggtcaataacaaaagtttatctcaatactttgttatataccctttgttggcaatgacagaagtcaaacgttttctgtaagtcttcacaatgttttcacacaatgttgctggtattttggcccattcctccatgcagatctcctctagagcagtgatgttttggggctgttgctgggcaacacggactttcaacttcttccaaagattttctatggggttgacatctggagactggctaggctactcaaggaccttgaaatgcttcttacgaagccactccttcgttgcccgggtggtgtgtttgggatcattgtcctgctgaaagacccagccacgtttcatcttcaatgcccttgctgatggaaggagattttcactcaaaatctcacgatacatggccccattcattctttcctttacgcggatcagtcgtcctggtccctttgcagaaaaacagccccaaagcatgatgtttccacccccatgcttcacagtaggtatggtgttctttggatgcaactcagcattctttgttctccaaacacgacgagttgagtttttaccaaaaagttatattttggtttcatctgaccatatgacattctcccaatcgtcttctggatcatccaaatgctctctagcaaacttcagacgggcctggacatgtactggctgcaccagatttgccagttcttgctgtaagatgtcaccccactcttccaccaaggcacctgcaagtgcccggacatttctggggggaatgaccCTTGCCGCCAACCtcagatccaacaggtcccagacttactc contains:
- the LOC115103609 gene encoding P43 5S RNA-binding protein-like: FEGAWNIFWFQESLNRHLAHHDPDANPEKQKCKRPKKDWQKRLEGHQLPLMEDDLRRLFALRMRVSRRATVEVNLSGLFNERKIPHFVESAVNLCDLFSIKPQSSFPAERGPVEVTQPEVTVVKGLTCTLKVP